The window TCTTTTTTTCTTAAACAAAATTACATTTAAACTTGAAACTTTACCTGTCGATAACACACGAGTACTGCGCTATGCATAAATTGTTTCAGATTTTCTTGGTGCAAAATAAATATATAAAAAGATAGGGTTACAAATAAGATTTATCATTTAAGATATTTCCAAGCGCGTCCACAAGTTTCGCCAAAGTTATACTCACGGGCAGTTTTCAGTATAGATGTCTTTAGCAAATTCTTATGCCATTTCCTAGTTCCAAATTCACATTCCCAGTTCAAGCAAGTGCATGTTTTTATAGCAACTTCCACATATGTACAAATAGGTTACAATCACAAATCCCCCCATCAACTATGTATATACACACGCCTTCATGCTCAATGGTTCCCATTTCCAGAGTAGCCACACCTAAAAAGAATCAACACCCAGCAGGCCCCCAAGCCAAGAGAAAGGTAAATAAGAAGCTAACCGATGAGCTTATGCACCGGCTAATTTCCCTCGACACACTTTTCCCTTGGCCTTTTGTCCAGAGTGCGCACGCCACTAATGCCGAGCTACAGCGACGTCAGCGGCACAGCGGCACGGCCTTGAGGAGCGCGTCGAGGCCGCCGGGCCGCGCGCCGCAGCGTCCGCTCCGCTCGCCGCGCGGCAGCTCGGCGACGAGCACCCGCCGGCACGACGGGCACGAGGAGTGCGAGCGCAGCCAGGCGTCGACGCAGGCCGTGTGGAACGCGTGGCTGCACTGCGGCAGCACCCGCATGTCCTGGCCGTCCTCGAACTCGGCGAGGCAGATGGCGCACTCGTCCGATTCCGACGCCTCGCCGCCGTCGGCGACGTACCTGACGGTGGGCAGGGCGCGCAGCACCTCCTTCTTGACGCCCCTGTTGGCGCCGGGCGGGGCGTCTGCGGCCCTGGCCCAGCGGCGCGAGCACGCGCACCGCGCCACGAGGCCGAGGCCGAGGACGCAGACCAGCGCGCAGAGCAGGCCGGCGAGGATGAGGACCAGGTCCGAGTTGAGCGAGTCCTGCTGCGCGCCGGCGGCGACCGCCTCCTCGAGGAGCCTTCTTGCCGCCATGTCTGGGCACCGGGAGAGTTCACGAGCTTCGCCGCTGGCTTGCGCGCGGAGGAGTAGCTGGCTGGCTAGTCGTCGTCGTAGCTCGGGGGAGGAAGCGTGGAAGAAGTGTGTGATGGGAGGCGCTGGGTCGCTGGCTTATATAGAGATCGTGGGGGGAGGCGATCGTCGGCTTTTGGTCTTGAGGAAAATGCGAAGAATGAGCACGGGCGGGTCGTAGGCCTAGTAGGTCAGTGGAGTGGTTCGTTTGGAAGTTGGAACTTGAAAGTGGGTCCTCCTTTGCCCTTTGGGTTCCAATACTTCGTCACTCAGTGTTGCCACACGGCTTAATATGGTCACCGTAGTGCTCTCTTTCAGCACATGTCTTAACAAGAGTCACTCATCTAAGTGTGACTTGTTTTTTTAATCTTTCTACTAGGTCAACATGAGCAAGGCCGCCAGGAAACTAGGATGTTAGGGTCGTAGAGAAACAAGGTGTATATGTGTGGTAAAAGTAATCCATGTAGAGGAAATTAGACATGGTATCATACATTTAAACAAAATATAGAGTTTTTCTTTTGAAATTGTAAGTAATCCATGTGCAGAAATTAAAATATATGCCACTAAAAGCTAAAAAAAATGTCCATttttgaaaaagaaagaaagaaggacaTCCATCGGCCTCTGCATCACCCAACCAAGCCGTCCATATGCCACTCGAGATTCCGAGTTTCAATTATGTCATGCACCACTTCTACGGTCAATTGACGGACGTATTAGTCGTCGTAATAGTCGTACTTTATACTAGAGAAAACAATGTTAAAACCTTGACTTATCCGAGCAACGAAACCCATCTTGTAGCAACGGGGTTAGGGAGGGGACAGGTGGCCTTGTTTGGGGCCGCACGAGCAGCACTCCGGTGTGGTACACAGACTTTCGGTTGGTGTTTGCTACCTGTCACTCAGCTACTGCCCGCCTCCACGTTCCCCTGCGTACTATTGACTTTTGGCGTTAGGTCGCTGGGTGGTCACGTTTCTAGCACATACCTTCACCTCCGTTCTTTTCACGCTCTCGTATCCATGTGCGTACGATACGATACGATGTGCACAGGTCGAAATGAAACTGAAAGAGGTATGCGCAGGACATGGTAACAAGTGTCAGCATCCTGTGGGACGACACGAGACAGTTGCCGCAAGTGGCGCCCATGAACCAAAGATGGCGCTGAGACTTCTGCTGCTGCGGAGAAGGAATTTTTGCTTCAGACAGCCGGAGACGCCCCGAGACCGTCTTTTCAGGGGGCGCCCGGCGGAGCTGCCTCTTTTCAGTTTTGGAGCTAGCCCGTAGTGGCGAACCGACGCACCCACTCGGTTCGGCACATGGCTACAGTGCCTTTTCCGCGGCACTTATCACATGGTCGAGCCAGCCGCCCGGGCGCAACCAACGGATCGCATGGCTCGGGTGCACCACTCGGCCTCGGCGCGACGTGTAGGGCTCACGGGTCGGACACGGCGAAAGCGATGCACTTTGAGCAGCGGATGTTTGGCTTTCGGGACTGAAGCCGCGCGCACGTTCTGTAGCCTTTTGTTGGTGCACTTGTGCTTGCATTTCGAAGCGAGAGCAACAGTGTAGGTACCGCGCCTTTGTTTCTGTTGCGGCACCGAAAATATCTTGGCCGCAAGGATGCACATCTGCATGGGAAAGAGAAGACCAGCGAATATTGCACATTCATGAACACATGCCTTGCGAAAATGTACATCCTCTTGAAATTTTCAAAAGCGCCGTTTGAAAAGGGTACATGCATGTTTATaggatttcaaaaaaaaaattgctcCTTGTGGAAAAGCGTGCATGCGACTTCAAATTCAATGTTGTTTGCAAGGTACAAAATCGACTGCCTTGTTGTATTCCACAAAGGCACAGATGGAATAATAATATTAACAGTTGAACATTTGTATGTCCGTACAGTATGACATTGCTAatggatttttattttattttaaaaactgCTTGCATGTTTCCAAATAGTATTTCCAATATTCAAAACAATGCATGGTGACAAGATAAATCGTCATAAACACATGATTCATCTGCAatgctaagagcaactctagcaaaccCCACATCCCGCCGGCCCGCAAAACTCGTTTGCAAGTCGCGCAAAACCATTTTTGCGGGTCGGCGCGGGCTGGCACAGATGCAGAACCCCCAAACGGatccgtaaaaaagtatattcaCGAAATATGTTTTTTTACCGGTCGGCTTCTGCGGGTTCTGCTCGGGCACCACCGCGAAGACCCGCAAACATAAAAACTACAATTCTCGCATTTGATATAGGTTTGGcaaataagttcaaattcaaaccacATAAACAGTTTACGCGCAAATAAAAGCGAAGTTCATAATGCAAAAGAGGGCATGCAAAAGGTTTGCGCCCATGTCCGGCATCATCTTGGGGGTCGGTCTTCACTCCGCGCCATGGAATCCACCTCCACCGAATTGAAGTTCATCGGCGCCACCGAATCCACCTTCCTCGCTTGTTGCAACTCCCGCACCGAAATCATCCACATTGCCACCATATGGAGCAGAGAAAACATCACCGGAACTTGAACACGGACCGGCCGAAGCTACCATTTTTCTCTTCAAGATCtctctccttgccatatcatgccatgttttggtgaggtcgtccatgtcattgcggttcattgacatgatcttgttctcttcggcgagcAAAAATGACATCGATTTGTTCTCGGAGGCGCGTGCTTTTCTCTCCTCAATGGCAGCTTTGCGGAGCCCCTCTTCCTTGAGCATTTGCCACTTTTCTTGCTTCTCTTTTGCTttcttctcggccaactctttcttgatctccaatgacttcaacaacatcaactcgtttgattgcaccatggcatcaatcttctccctcaagctcgaTGCTTCTTGCTCTCTCTTGATCTTCTCTCTCGTCTTCTTGTCGCCATCGGGCTTGTGCTCatttcttgggccatcatcatcttcGTCTGCATCCATGTTTGCAAGTGAGCCTCTCTTTGATGGGGATTCTCTATCGATCAACTTCCACTTATCGCACTTTTGGAGTAACTCCCAACAATGCTCTAACTTGAAGAATCTGCCTTCCGAAGCGTCCATGGCCTTGTATCTATGTTGAGCAATCTTGTCCTACAAAATGTGAACAAAGTGATGCAATTATTTCCcatgatatattatgatgatgcACAACATGAACAAAGGAAAAACAAACTCACATAATCGGATTCCACGGTGCCACTTGAAGATGCATTGCGTACTTGCTCCAAGAAAGTTGCCCAACGGCTGCACATAGGCTTGATATTCTTCCAACGCCCTTGAAGCAACCAAAATGTGCGTGGAGTCCTCTTGGGATACTTTCTCATAATGCGGAAGTATTGATttcgatcctttgccaatatctCTTGGCGGTTTGAGAAACACCCGTGCATGgatcaagagacaccgcactccatgcttggatcaaagcttgatcttccaagatcgtgtagttcttcgatctttggctctttccactctttgATTGCGATTCCTCAAACGTTTTCACTTCGATCTCCTCCAATTCGTCCGCACAACCATGATCATCCACGCTGTCGTCCGTTTATTGTAGTCGAATGGTTCGAAAGGGGCTTGATCAATGTCTACCACGTTCGTGTCCAACAAGCTCACGAACTCGGTTGTTGCATTGTTCGAAGCACTGCTATAGCGAACGATAACAAGTCACGAGCTATCGACACTAATGGCGAAAATGAAAGGGAATCGCTAGACCGAAGAGGCATACCTTGCagccatttcgtcgaacacctcgctCGCGGGGGGAGCggtgatgaggtt is drawn from Triticum dicoccoides isolate Atlit2015 ecotype Zavitan chromosome 6B, WEW_v2.0, whole genome shotgun sequence and contains these coding sequences:
- the LOC119324129 gene encoding RING-H2 finger protein ATL8-like; its protein translation is MAARRLLEEAVAAGAQQDSLNSDLVLILAGLLCALVCVLGLGLVARCACSRRWARAADAPPGANRGVKKEVLRALPTVRYVADGGEASESDECAICLAEFEDGQDMRVLPQCSHAFHTACVDAWLRSHSSCPSCRRVLVAELPRGERSGRCGARPGGLDALLKAVPLCR